A genomic window from Mobula hypostoma chromosome X1, sMobHyp1.1, whole genome shotgun sequence includes:
- the LOC134340220 gene encoding proline-rich protein 36-like, with product MIPGVEGDSVRPPRGVRGFPPGAPVSSPRTKGVPDAQPPKMDAHASLKSERASRRPNAPVNDGTRTPKAERVPRSRDTHSRDGTHSRDSRVPSESARRMIPVSHKLYADKERIPLSQRVTGVLSRQRPAQSEYGEGGSPQMSPPSSASPQMSPPSSASPQVSPLPQSARKCRPLQRQPASVAPFQRQPASVAPSSASPQVSPLPAPTRKCRPFQRQPASIAPFQRQPVSVAPSTVSPRVAPSSASPQVSPPSSASPQVSPLPAPTRKCRPFQRQPASVAPFQRQPVSVAPSTVSPRVAPFQRQPASVAPFQRQPVGVAPFQRQPASVAPFQRQPASVAPFQRQPASVAPFQRQPACRPLQRQPASVAPFQRQPVSVAPSTASPQVSPPSSASPQMSPPSSASPQVSPPSSASPQVSPPSSASPQMSPPSSASPQVSPLPAPARKCRPLPAPARKCRLFQRQPASVAPFQRQPASVASSSASPQVSPPPAPARKCRPLPAPARKCRPFHSQPASVAPFQRQPVGVAPFQRQPASVAPFQRQPASFAPFQRQPACRPLQRQPACRPLPAPVRWCRPLPAAARRCRPLPAPARKCRPLQRQPASVAPSTASPQVSPPPAPARKCRPLPAPARKCRPLPAPARKCRPLPAPARVAPFQRQPASVAPFQRQPASVAPFQRQPVSPPSSASPQVSPPSSASPQVSPLPAPTRKCRPLPAPARKCRPLQRQPASVAPSTASPQVSPPPAPARKCRPLPAPARKCRPLPAPARKCRPLPAPARKCRPLPAPARKCRPFQRQPASVAPFQRQPASVAPFQRQPVGVAPFQRQPASVAPSSASPQVSPPSSASPQVSPPSSASPQVSPPSSASPASPQVSPLPQSARKCRPFQRQPASVAPFQRQPASVAPFQRQPVGVAHFHSQPASVAPFQRQPASVAPSTASPQVSPPSSASPQSARKCRPFQRQPASVAPSSASLQVSPPSSAGPQASPPPAPARKCRPLPAAACRCRPLPAPARKCRPLPALARKRRPLQRQPASVAPFQRQLVGVAPLQRQPASVAPFQRQPVGVAPFQRRPASVAPSSASPQVSPPSSGSP from the exons atgattccaggagtggaAGGAGACTCAGTCCGCCCTCCTCGTggagtgcgtgggtttcctccgggtgctccggtttcctccccccGGACCAAAGGCGTGCCGG ACGCGCAACCCCCAAAGATGGACGCGCACGCATCCCTGAAGTCGGAGCGAGCAAGCCGGAGACCGAACGCGCCGGTCAACGACGGGACGCGCACCCCAAAGGCGGAACGTGTACCCCGGAGCCGAGACACGCACTCTAGGGACGGAACACATTCCAGAGACTCTCGTGTACCCAGCGAGAG TGCCAGACGGATGATTCCCGTCTCCCATAAACTCTACGCAGATAAAGAAAGAATCCCTTTATCACAGAGAGTGACAGGTGTCCTTTCGCGTCAAAGACCAGCCCAGTCGGAGTATGGGGAGggaggcagcccgcaaatgtcgcccCCTTCCAGCGccagcccgcaaatgtcgcccCCTTCCAgcgccagcccgcaagtgtcgccgctTCCACagtcagcccgcaagtgtcgcccccTCCAgcgccagcccgcaagtgtcgcccccTTCCAgcgccagcccgcaagtgtcgcccctTCCAgcgccagcccgcaagtgtcgcccctTCCAGCGCCAACTCGCAAGTGTCGCCCCTTCCAGCGCCAGCCCGCAAGTATCGCCCCCTTCCAGCGCCAGCCCGTAAGTGTCGCCCCTTCCACAGTCAGCCCGCGTGTCGCCCCCTCCAgcgccagcccgcaagtgtcgcccccTTCCAgcgccagcccgcaagtgtcgcccctTCCAGCGCCAACTCGCAAGTGTCGCCCCTTCCAgcgccagcccgcaagtgtcgcccccTTCCAGCGCCAGCCCGTAAGTGTCGCCCCTTCCACAGTCAGCCCGCGTGTCGCCCCCTTCCAgcgccagcccgcaagtgtcgcccccTTCCAGCGGCAGCCCGTAGGTGTCGCCCCCTTCCAgcgccagcccgcaagtgtcgcccccTTCCAgcgccagcccgcaagtgtcgcccccTTCCAgcgccagcccgcaagtgtcgcccccTTCCAGCGCCAGCCCGCGTGTCGCCCCCTCCAgcgccagcccgcaagtgtcgcccccTTCCAGCGCCAGCCCGTAAGTGTCGCCCCTTCCACagccagcccgcaagtgtcgcccccTTCCAGCGccagcccgcaaatgtcgcccCCTTCCAgcgccagcccgcaagtgtcgcccccTTCCAgcgccagcccgcaagtgtcgcccccTTCCAGCGccagcccgcaaatgtcgcccCCTTCCAgcgccagcccgcaagtgtcgcctcTTCCAGCGccagcccgcaaatgtcgcccCCTTCCAgcgccagcccgcaagtgtcgcctcTTCCAgcgccagcccgcaagtgtcgcccccTTCCAgcgccagcccgcaagtgtcgcctcTTCCAgcgccagcccgcaagtgtcgcccccTCCAgcgccagcccgcaagtgtcgcccccTTCCAGCGCCAGCCCGTAAGTGTCGCCCCTTCCACagccagcccgcaagtgtcgcccccTTCCAGCGGCAGCCCGTAGGTGTCGCCCCCTTCCAgcgccagcccgcaagtgtcgcccccTTCCAGCGCCAGCCCGCAAGTTTCGCCCCCTTCCAGCGCCAGCCCGCGTGTCGCCCCCTCCAGCGCCAGCCCGCGTGTCGCCCCCTTCCAGCGCCAGTCCGCTGGTGTCGCCCCCTTCCAGCGGCAGCCCGTAGGTGTCGCCCCCTTCCAgcgccagcccgcaagtgtcgcccccTCCAgcgccagcccgcaagtgtcgcccctTCCACagccagcccgcaagtgtcgcccccTCCAgcgccagcccgcaagtgtcgcccccTTCCAGCGCCAGCCCGTAAGTGTCGCCCCCTTCCAgcgccagcccgcaagtgtcgcccccTTCCAGCGCCAGCCCGTGTCGCCCCCTTCCAgcgccagcccgcaagtgtcgcccccTTCCAgcgccagcccgcaagtgtcgcccccTTCCAGCGCCAGCCC GTGTCGCCCCCTTCCAgcgccagcccgcaagtgtcgcccccTTCCAGCGCCAGTCCGCAAGTGTCGCCCCTTCCAGCGCCAACTCGCAAGTGTCGCCCCCTTCCAgcgccagcccgcaagtgtcgcccccTCCAgcgccagcccgcaagtgtcgctcCTTCCACagccagcccgcaagtgtcgcccccTCCAgcgccagcccgcaagtgtcgcccccTTCCAGCGCCAGCCCGTAAGTGTCGCCCCCTTCCAgcgccagcccgcaagtgtcgcccccTTCCAgcgccagcccgcaagtgtcgcccccTTCCAgcgccagcccgcaagtgtcgcccctTCCAgcgccagcccgcaagtgtcgcccccTTCCAgcgccagcccgcaagtgtcgcccccTTCCAGCGGCAGCCCGTAGGTGTCGCCCCCTTCCAgcgccagcccgcaagtgtcgcccctTCCAgcgccagcccgcaagtgtcgcccccTTCCAgcgccagcccgcaagtgtcgcccccTTCCAgcgccagcccgcaagtgtcgcccccTTCCAGCGCCAGCCC cgccagcccgcaagtgtcgccgctTCCACagtcagcccgcaagtgtcgcccctTCCAgcgccagcccgcaagtgtcgcccccTTCCAgcgccagcccgcaagtgtcgcccccTTCCAGCGGCAGCCCGTAGGTGTCGCCCACTTCCACagccagcccgcaagtgtcgcccccTTCCAgcgccagcccgcaagtgtcgcccctTCCACagccagcccgcaagtgtcgcccccTTCCAgcgccagcccgcaa tcagcccgcaagtgtcgcccctTCCAgcgccagcccgcaagtgtcgcccccTCCAGCGCCAGCCTTCAAGTGTCGCCCCCTTCCAGCGCCGGCCCGCAAGCGTCGCCCCCTCCAgcgccagcccgcaagtgtcgcccccTTCCAGCGGCAGCCTGTAGGTGTCGCCCCCTTCCAGCGCCGGCCCGCAAGTGTCGTCCCCTTCCAGCGCTGGCCCGCAAGCGTCGCCCCCTCCAgcgccagcccgcaagtgtcgcccccTTCCAGCGGCAGCTCGTAGGTGTCGCCCCCTTACAgcgccagcccgcaagtgtcgcccccTTCCAGCGGCAGCCTGTAGGTGTCGCCCCCTTCCAGCGCCGGCCCGCAAGCGTCGCCCCATCCAgcgccagcccgcaagtgtcgcccccTTCCAGCGGCAGCCCGTAG